The Lactuca sativa cultivar Salinas chromosome 2, Lsat_Salinas_v11, whole genome shotgun sequence genome includes the window TTCAAGCGGATTGGTGGACCAACACATAATTGGGATCGAAAATGCTCATAGAGTGGCTTCGGTAAACTCTTGGTGAGAATATCAGATATCCGCCAATTGAATCCCCCAATTGAAATTTGGTTGGAATAAACTTGGTGTAGAGTTTTCCATATATAACAAGCTCACGAACAAAATGATAGTGAAGATCAATATGCTTAGCACGTCTATGAGAGACTGGATTTCGAttcataaaaataacatttttattatCACAAAGAAGAGTAGGTCTTTTCGGAGGCAAAATATAAAGTTCCTTGAGAAGATGAGTAACCTAGACAATTTATGCAATTGTATTAGCCATGACACGATACTCTGATTCACAGCTGGATCGGGACACATGTTGTTTCTTTGCACACCATGAAACAAGATTTCCTCCAAGAAAGATCAAATAGTCATAGGTTAGACTGTACGAGATAGTGCCTTTTACATACCGGAGAATGCACTTGACGGCTTGAAAATGATCTAAAGTTGGAGTGTGCAAAAATTGACTAACTTGATTAATTACATAAGATAGGTCTGGTCGTGTAATAGTAAGATATTGAAGACCACCAACCACAGAGCGACAAGTGGTTGGATCATTAAATGGAGTTCCAGCAGTAGTGAGATAATCAGTATTAGAAAGTGGAGTAGCAACTGGTTTAGAGCTCAAAAGACCGGCTCGAACTAGCACATCATGGGCATACTTGGCTTGACTGAGAAAAAGACCATCGATATTGTAAACAACATCAAGGCCCCAAAAATAACTAAGTGGACCAAGATCTTTGATTATGAATTCTTGATGAAGGCGAGTAATAAAGTTCCTTATAGAAGTTGGGTTATTCCTTGTAAGAATTAAATCATCAACATAAACCAGTAGATAAAGTGCACAGACACCTGTGTGAAGAACAAATAGCGAAGTGTCAGCACGACTGCAGTAAAACCAAAGTGAATGAGAAAATTGCTTAAGCGTTGAAACCAATCGCATGGAGCGTGTTTAAGGCCATATAAAGCTTTCTTGAGATGAAACACGTGATCAGGGAATTTTGGATCAATAAACCCCGGAGGTTGCTCCATAAAAATAGTTTCGATGAGCTACCCATTTAGAAATGCATTTTTAACATTCACTTTGTGAAGTGCCATTtatggagaaccgcaagagataAAACGATACGAACTATTGAGACTTTAACAACCAGACTGAAGGTAAGATAGTAATCAACTCCTGGTATTTGAATGAAGCCTTGGGCAACTAGGTGTGCTTTAAAGCGGTCAACAGAACCATCAGAATGGTACTTAATGCGAAAAAACCCATTTTTATCCTACAATATTAGAAGTTGTAGACCTAGGGACAAGGACCCAGGTGTAGCACCCgcttcctggtatgtattttatcttagtaattttgcatttttggcctgggactcggcgagttgaacgCTCAattcgccgagtagaagcgggatgagacgcgagATTTAAgtggtgaactcgtcgagtcgggtcccggactcgacgagtagactctgTCTAGACAAAACCCTAaactgagggtttgcaccctatttaaacaaccttatacaGCCTTcatcgtcccttatgctcccagaaaccctctatagaaaaccctagccgttgttgaagcaatctaagtcattttggtggattttggtgttggtggtcttaagaaggaaggagaagaactTGAGGAAACAAGAGGAGACCAGAGGGGTTCGATTTTGTGCTTCATTTTCAGtcctcagaaggtataaagttgctaacttgctTGTTCAATTGCTagctagatcccattttgtggagatttagggcttttataagc containing:
- the LOC111905785 gene encoding uncharacterized mitochondrial protein AtMg00810-like, whose protein sequence is MVLVAFTFCSRTGGNGLSDGVIRRVNRNYGSMSDNVDKIVFGSQGFFGSHWERLRGCSLVQQPGGGPVFQIRADQLGPGWPRFIQKADKGQHDVQIEVLIETIFMEQPPGFIDPKFPDHVFHLKKALYGLKHAPCDCRADTSLFVLHTGVCALYLLVYVDDLILTRNNPTSIRNFITRLHQEFIIKDLGPLSYFWGLDVVYNIDGLFLSQAKYAHDVLVRAGLLSSKPVATPLSNTDYLTTAGTPFNDPTTCRSVVGGLQYLTITRPDLSYVINQVSQFLHTPTLDHFQAVKCILRYVKGTISYSLTYDYLIFLGGNLVSWCAKKQHVSRSSCESEYRVMANTIA